In Blastopirellula marina, the sequence TCGGGACGCGGCTTTCGCCACTGCCTGGTACTCAATGGGAGTTCAAACTTTGGGTAAAAAACTGTATTGCGGAAATCTTAGTTACGACATCAGCAGCTCCGATCTGGAACAAATGTTCAGCCAGTACGGCACGGTCGAAAGCGCACAAGTTATCACCGATCGCGACACCGGTCGCAGCAAGGGCTTCGGCTTCGTCGAAATGGGCTCCGATGCTGATGCACAAGCAGCCATCGATGGTCTGCACGAATCGATGCAGGGCGGTCGCGCTCTGACCGTTAACGAAGCCAAGCCACGCGAAAATCGCGGTGGTGGCGGCGGCGGTGGCCGAGGTGGCTACGGTGGCGGCGGCGGCGGTGGTCGCGGCGGCTACGGTGGTGGCGGCGGCGGTGGCCGCGGCGGCTACGGTGGTGGTGGCGGCGGCGGCGGTGGCCGTGGCGGTCGCTACTAATCGCCCCTACGCGGAATCACACCACTGATTCCTGGAAAACATCAAGTGGCGTTTACGTTATGTACGTAAACGCCACTTTTTTTTGCGCGCTCACAGGTAGGAAACACGCAACAACCACCCTCCGCCCCCCAGCTTACGCCGTGTACCACTGGCCTCTGGCCAGTGCGAAGCAAGCAAGTGGTCACCATTCTCGTTCCCGTCGAAAGAGCACTAGCCAGAGGCCAGTGGCACGCCCCGGTGGGTTTCGCAGATAGACGCGGATCGGAGAAGAGACCCGGGTGCCACGCCCAAGTCTGCCTGGGCGTGCGTTCTCTACCGCATCCACTGCGGCCACCACAGGGGCACCACGTCGCTAACCAGCGGCAAGTCGTCGCGGTAGGTCCGATCGTCCCAGGCCGACGGAAACGTATGCACCGCCAGACCAATCAGTTCCTCCCGTTGCCGCTGGGCCGCTCGCCATTCGTCCAGCAGCCAGTCCGCGGCAAGCATCTGCCACGCTCGACTTCGCAGGTCCCACAGCGGAAGCGCGTCGACATGCCGTCGCCAATGTTTCAGTAATGTTTCTTTGTCTGCCCCCGCAGGAAGCGAAGGCCCAAAGTCATCACCTCGCGGAAGCGTTTCGTTCGCGTGATCCACCAGCGCATTGTGAAACTCGCGAAAGGATCGCTTCGCGCGGTATGTCCCCTGGCTCATGCGCGGCGGCTGCTTTTTCCATACCGATTCAAGCCGGTGCAGCGTCTCCAGAGACACGGACGTCGCCAGCACTTCCAACGGCAAATTACTGCGGGCCGGTCCCAGTTTCACGTGCGTCAGTTCGTGCGACAACTGAAACGCCAGCTCTTGCCATTGATGCGATTCCTTGCGGACACCTCGTAGGTTCCCCGGTGCCAGGGGCAGCGTCCGGCAGAACCCTTCGTAGATCACCTGATACCAGGCATCCGCTTTCCCCTTGAGCGTGATTCGATAAACGTCGGCGGCGTGATCCTGTTTCTCCCAGCGAACATGCGGAACGGCGCGTTTGCGATCGTCGAGCGTCACGTGGATTTCTCGATCACCAAACGGAGGTTCGCCCGGCAAGATCTCATCTACCACCGCAGCAATCTGATTGACGATTACCAGCGCCTCGCCATTGCCATCGAAACTGTTGGCCTGAGTTACCTGCACGCTTGCCTTTCTCTTCTGAATGCTCCCATCGACCG encodes:
- a CDS encoding RNA recognition motif domain-containing protein; this encodes MGKKLYCGNLSYDISSSDLEQMFSQYGTVESAQVITDRDTGRSKGFGFVEMGSDADAQAAIDGLHESMQGGRALTVNEAKPRENRGGGGGGGRGGYGGGGGGGRGGYGGGGGGGRGGYGGGGGGGGGRGGRY